The genomic interval GTTCACCCATCGTTTCGGAACGAGCCTAGCAAATACGGTTGAAGCGCGAGAGACCCCAGACATGAGAAAGCGCCCGTGGGGGGCGGGCGCTTTCTGTAGTCGACTTGGGGTTGGGGTCGTCTACATATCCACGTGGCAACTTTGGGGGGCTGGTAAAGAGCCGCGTGAATTCGTGAATTCCGTGAGATCTCCTAGCGTACCAATGACGCGTCCGAACTCGTGATCGCGACCGGCTTGCCGGCCTTGATGACGCGGGCAGTCTGGGTCAGGCCTTCGTCCGAACCCGTACGTGCCGTGAAGCCGAGGCCCGCCACTGCGATGCCAGCGATGAGCGCCACGACCACGATCTTGAGATGGGTCGAGCGATCCGCGCTGTAGATCGAGTGGTTCATGGAAGCCTCCTGCCGCCATCTACCCGAAGTAGTCGCCAGCCCGTTCAGGCAGGTTCATGCTTCCGGTGCCCAACAACTTAGTATTGGGCGGATTCGTTCCCAAGAGGCGATCACAAGGGCGTGATAGAACTTGAAAATTCGCGATCAGAAAATCGCGATTCTGAATATTTGTTAAGTTAGTTCAACCTATTAGGCCGATCATGCTGCTTCTCTGGGCAATTCGGCAGCCCGACCCCAAAAAGTCAAAAAGCAGTTGCCTGTGACCAAAAAACACACGGCTTTTTAAGACAAATCAGATGCTTCCGACGGTTTTCAGACGTGCCCGGGGGTGAATTTCAGCCTGCGACAGCACGGTGGTTTGGGCGCGGAACCGCTCGACCAGGGAGCGTACGAAGGGACGAATTGCCGCAGAGGTGACCAGCACCGGCGCCTCGCCCTCCCGGGCGGCGCGCTCGAACGCCTCGCGCACGCCGGTCATGAACTCCGACAGCTTCGAGGGCTGCATCGCGAGGCTGCGCTCCTCGCCCTGGCCGATGATCGATTCGGCAAACGCCTGCTCCCACTTCGCCGACAGTGCGATCAGCGGCAAATAGCCGTTGTAGGAGGTGTTCTGCGCGCAGATCTGGCGGGCGAGGCGGGCGCGGACATGCTCGACCATGGTCGCGGGGTTGCGCGAGAAGGCGAGCGAGTCGGCGATGCCTTCCAAAATGGTCGAGAGGTCGCGGATCGAGATGCGCTCGGCGAGTAACAGCTGCAGCACGCGCTGGATGCCGGAGATCGTCACCTGCCCAGGGACGATGTCCTTGACCAGTTCGCCCTGCTCCTTCGGCAACTCCTTGAGGAGCTTCTGCACCTCGCCGTAGGACAGCAGGTCCGACATGTTGGTCTTGAGCAGCTCGGTGAGGTGGGTCGAGAGCACGGTGGCGGCATCGACCACGGTGTAGCCCTTGAGCGAGGCCTCCTCCTTGAGGCTGGCATCAACCCAGGTCGCCGGCAGACCGAAGGTCGGCTCTGTCGTGTGGATGCCGGGCACCTGAACCTGGTTGCCGCCGGGGTCCATGACCATGAACTGGTTCGGCCAGATCTTGCCGGTGCCGGCGTCGACCTCCTTGATCTTGATGATGTAGGTGTTGGCCTCGAGCTGGACGTTGTCGAGGATGCGCACCGCCGGCATGACAAAACCCATCTCGATCGCGAGCGAGCGGCGCAGCGCCTTGATCTGCTCAGTGAGGCGGTCGGTGCCGTCGGGGCCGTTGACCAGCGGCAAGAGCGCATAGCCGAGCTCGATCTTGAGATCGTCGATCTTGAGCGCGGCCGAGATCGGCTCTTCCGCGGCGGCAGCGCCCGGTGCACCGGGCATGCCGGCTGCCGGCGCCGCGCTGGCGATTTCGGCGGCCTTGGCGGTGACCTGCTTGTGGTTGCGGGCCGACCAGGCCAGCGCGCCGGCGCCGGCACCCAGCGCGAGGAAGGGGATGGTCGGAATGCCCGGCAGCACCGCCAGCACAAGCATGACTGCCGACGACATCGCGAGCGCCTGCGGATAACCCGAGAACTGCTTCATCAGCGCCTTGTCGGCGGCGCCGGAGACGCCGGCCTTGGAGACCAGAAGGCCCGCGGCAGTCGAGACGATCAGGGCCGGCACCTGGGTGACCAGGCCGTCACCGACGGTCAGCAGCGTGTAGCTGCGCCCCGCGTCGGCGAAGGAGAGGCCCTGTTGCGCCACGCCGATGATCATGCCGCCGACGATGTTGATGAAGACGATGAGGAGACCGGCGATGGCGTCGCCGCGGACGAATTTCGAGGCACCGTCCATGGCGCCGAAGAAGCCGCTCTCGTCCTCCAGCGCCTTGCGCCGCTCCTTGGCGACCTTCTCGTCGATCAGGCCGGCCGACAGGTCGGCGTCGATCGCCATCTGCTTGCCGGGCATGGCATCGAGGTGGAAGCGGGCGGCGACTTCGGCGATGCGGCCCGAACCCTTGGTGATGACGACGAAGTTGACGATGACCAGGATGGCAAAGACGATGATGCCGATGACGAAATTGCCGCCCATCACGAAGTTGCCGAAGGCTTCGATGACGTGACCGGCGGCCGCCGTGCCCTCGTGTCCGTGCGACAGGATCAGGCGGGTGGAGGCCATGTTGAGCGACAGCCTGAGCATCGTCGAGATGAGCAGGATGGTCGGGAAGGCGGAGAATTCCAGCGGCGCCTGGATGAACAGCGAGGTCATCAGAATCAGGATCGAGAGCGTGATCGAGATCGCCAGGAACAGGTCGAGCACGATCGAGGGCAGCGGCAGGATCAGCACCACCAGGATGGTGAGGATGCCGAGCGCCAGCGCGATGTCGCCGCGCTTGAGGATGTTGCCGATCTCGGTGAGGGAGGGGATGCCGGGTTTGGAGGGGCCGACCCCCGCGGTGACGTCGACCATGGTTGCTGCTTCCCCCCGCGTATTCCGCCCACGCGCGCCAAACGTCTGCGCGGCGGCCGATGGGCCGCCGTTCCGAAAGTGAGGCACCGCACTGGCGTCCACGGGGGTTCTCCCGTTCTACGCGGCCGACGACACTCGACTTCACCCGGCAATTTTTGCCCGGTGTATGGTTAGCAAAGGGTTAACGGGGGGTGTTTGAAGGGGGTGAATCGGCGACTTGGCCGCACCCCAACGTCATTCCGGGGCGATGCAACGGGACCGCGCGAGCGCGGCCCGGGGCATCGAACCCGGAATCTCGAGATTCCGGGTCTGGTCCTTCGGACCATCCCGGAATGACGGTGGTCGTAGCGAGAGGATCGGCCTACTTCGCCTTCTGAATCCTCGTCACAGTATACCCCGACGCCGCCTCCTCGGCCTCGAACGTGACCTTGTCGCCGACCTTCACCTGCTTGAGCATTGCGGGATCCTTGACGCGGTAGACCATGGTCATGGGCTCGTCCATGCCGAGGCTCTTGGCGGGACCGTGCCTGAGCGTGAGCTTGCCGGCGCTCTCGTCGATCTTCTTGACCTCGCCGCTGATCGTGTCCTGCGCGGCGACGGCGCTTTCGGTCAAGCCCAGGGAAAAGTTGAACGTGAGCGCGAGCACCGCGACGATGCGAATCATGTTGTTCATGGGTCTCTCCTTCATTTCACGGTGACGCGGCCGACCATGCCGTAGTCGCGATGGTCGGGGATCAGGCAGGAAAACTCGAACGTGCCGGTCTTGGTGAATTTCCAGACGATCTCGGCGCTCTTGCTCGGCGCGAGCCGCACGCCGTTCGGTTCGTCGTGCTCCATGTGCGGGTGCCTCTTCATCACCTCGGCGTGCTTCAAGTTTTCCTTCGTCGTGGCAAGCAGGAATTCGTGGTCTTCCCTGCCGACGTTGCGCACGATGAAGCGGATCTGCTCGCCGCGTTTCACCTCGATCTTCGACGGTTCGTAAGTCATCTCGCTCATCGCGATCTCGACAGTGCGCGCCGGCTTTTTGGGATCGCCGGGCTCGCCGGCCGAATAGGATTGATGGTTGTGACTCTCGTGCGCGCATGCGGGCGTGGCGAGGACCACAAGCGCGCGCAGCGCGAGCGTGAGGGTGGTGAACGTCTTCATCTTCTTCTCCGGTTGGGGGATCGAAACACTGGGTTACATCTTCATCTTCTTCATCGGCGCCTTCGCCGGCTCCGCCGCGGGCGCATCGATCTCGTAGGCAACGGTGCCCTTCGGGAATTGGTAGGGGCCGGGATCGCGATAATCGTCACGCGCGAGCCCCTCGCGGATCTTCATCACCGTGAACATGCCGCCCATCTCGATCGGACCGAACTGCCCGTCGCCCGTCATCATGGGCAGCGTGTTGTCGGGCGCGGGCATCTCCATGGTGCCCATCGCCATGCCCTTCTCGCCCATCACCATCGCGTCGGGCGCGAGCTTGCCGACCGCCTTCGCGAGATCCTTGCGCGACACGCCGATGAGATTGCGCATGTCGTGGCCCATCGCGTTCATGGTGTGATGCGATTTGTGGCAGTGGAACGCCCAGTCGCCGGGATTGTCGGCGAGAACGTCGAACACGCGCACTGCGCCGACCGGCACGTCGGTGGTCGTCTCCGGATATTGCGCGCTCTCCGGGATCCAGCCGCCATCAGTGCAGGTCACTGCAAAGGCGTGACCGTGCAGATGGATCGGATGGTTGGTCATGCTGAGATTGCCGATGCGCACGCGCACTTTGTCGCCGAGCCGCACCGGCAGGGGATCGATGCCGGGGAACACCCGCGCGTTCCAGGCCCACATGTTGAAGTCGGTCATCTCATTGACCTTCGGCAAATAAGTGCCGGGATCGACGCGATAGGTGCTCATCACGAAGACAAAGTCGCGATCGACCGCGCGAAAACCCGGGTCGCGCGGGTGCACGACGACCATGCCCATCATGCCCATCGCCATCTGCACCATCTCGTCGGAATGCGGGTGGTACATGAAGGTCCCGCTCTTCTTCATCTCGAACTCGTAGACGAAGGTCTTTCCGGGCTGGATGTGCGGCTGCGTCAGTCCGCCGACGCCGTCCATGCCGCTCGGAATGATCATGCCGTGCCAATGCACCGTGGTGTATTCGGGCAGTTTGTTGGTGACGAAGACGCGGACCTTGTCGCCTTCGACGGCTTCAATGGTCGGCCCAGGCGACTGGCCGTTGTAGCCCCAGAGATTGACCTTCATGCCTTCCGCGAATTCGCGCACCACGGGCTCGGCGACGAGATGGAATTCCTTCCAGTCGCCGTTCATGCGGAAGGGCAGGCTCCAGCCGTTGAGCGTGACCACGGGGCGATAATCCGGCCCGCTCGCCGGCTGCAGCGGCGGCTGCATCGTGACCTTGTCCATATGTGCGGCTT from Bradyrhizobium arachidis carries:
- the flhA gene encoding flagellar biosynthesis protein FlhA; this translates as MVDVTAGVGPSKPGIPSLTEIGNILKRGDIALALGILTILVVLILPLPSIVLDLFLAISITLSILILMTSLFIQAPLEFSAFPTILLISTMLRLSLNMASTRLILSHGHEGTAAAGHVIEAFGNFVMGGNFVIGIIVFAILVIVNFVVITKGSGRIAEVAARFHLDAMPGKQMAIDADLSAGLIDEKVAKERRKALEDESGFFGAMDGASKFVRGDAIAGLLIVFINIVGGMIIGVAQQGLSFADAGRSYTLLTVGDGLVTQVPALIVSTAAGLLVSKAGVSGAADKALMKQFSGYPQALAMSSAVMLVLAVLPGIPTIPFLALGAGAGALAWSARNHKQVTAKAAEIASAAPAAGMPGAPGAAAAEEPISAALKIDDLKIELGYALLPLVNGPDGTDRLTEQIKALRRSLAIEMGFVMPAVRILDNVQLEANTYIIKIKEVDAGTGKIWPNQFMVMDPGGNQVQVPGIHTTEPTFGLPATWVDASLKEEASLKGYTVVDAATVLSTHLTELLKTNMSDLLSYGEVQKLLKELPKEQGELVKDIVPGQVTISGIQRVLQLLLAERISIRDLSTILEGIADSLAFSRNPATMVEHVRARLARQICAQNTSYNGYLPLIALSAKWEQAFAESIIGQGEERSLAMQPSKLSEFMTGVREAFERAAREGEAPVLVTSAAIRPFVRSLVERFRAQTTVLSQAEIHPRARLKTVGSI
- a CDS encoding copper-binding protein, which translates into the protein MNNMIRIVAVLALTFNFSLGLTESAVAAQDTISGEVKKIDESAGKLTLRHGPAKSLGMDEPMTMVYRVKDPAMLKQVKVGDKVTFEAEEAASGYTVTRIQKAK
- a CDS encoding cupredoxin domain-containing protein — protein: MKTFTTLTLALRALVVLATPACAHESHNHQSYSAGEPGDPKKPARTVEIAMSEMTYEPSKIEVKRGEQIRFIVRNVGREDHEFLLATTKENLKHAEVMKRHPHMEHDEPNGVRLAPSKSAEIVWKFTKTGTFEFSCLIPDHRDYGMVGRVTVK
- a CDS encoding copper oxidase encodes the protein MFSRRGFLGSAAFAGASAISGRAQAASIPEAAHMDKVTMQPPLQPASGPDYRPVVTLNGWSLPFRMNGDWKEFHLVAEPVVREFAEGMKVNLWGYNGQSPGPTIEAVEGDKVRVFVTNKLPEYTTVHWHGMIIPSGMDGVGGLTQPHIQPGKTFVYEFEMKKSGTFMYHPHSDEMVQMAMGMMGMVVVHPRDPGFRAVDRDFVFVMSTYRVDPGTYLPKVNEMTDFNMWAWNARVFPGIDPLPVRLGDKVRVRIGNLSMTNHPIHLHGHAFAVTCTDGGWIPESAQYPETTTDVPVGAVRVFDVLADNPGDWAFHCHKSHHTMNAMGHDMRNLIGVSRKDLAKAVGKLAPDAMVMGEKGMAMGTMEMPAPDNTLPMMTGDGQFGPIEMGGMFTVMKIREGLARDDYRDPGPYQFPKGTVAYEIDAPAAEPAKAPMKKMKM